The segment GCGATGCTGCCGCGGCGACAGGTGGAGGAGATCGTCCAGTCGTACGTCGACCGCTACCAGGAACACGCGCGCAACCCAGGGCTCGAGCACGCCTTGATCCTCTACAATCACGGCCGTCCGGCGGGCGCCTCGCTCGAGCACCCGCACTCGCAGCTCTACGCGATCGGGCTGCAGCCGCCGAGCGTCGACGTCGAGCTGGACGGCGCGCGCCGCTTCCACGAGGCGAACGCCGCGTGCGTCTTCTGCCGCACTCTTGATGATGAGCGACGCGCCGGGACGCGCGTCGTCTTCGAGAACGAGGGCTTCCTTGTCTTTGCGCCTTACGCGGCGCGGACGCCCTTCGAGACCTGGATCATGCCGCGCCGGCACGTGGCGTCATTCGGCGACCTCGACCTGACCACGGAGAAGCCGGCGTTCGCGGAGGCGCTGCAACTCACCCTCAAGGCCCTGCAGGAGGGCCTCAATGACCCGCCCTTCAACTACTTCATCCACAGTGCGCCGTTCAAGGCCGATGCCTCCGACGCCTATCACTGGCACCTGGAGCTGATCCCGAAACTCAGCACCGCGGCCGGCTTCGAGCTGGGCACCGGGATGTGGATCAACGTCGTCAAGCCCGAGGAGTCGGCAGCGTTCTTGCGAGATCGGATCGGCAAGACGGTGGGGCAGGTCGCATGAAGGCCGTCGTGATGGCCGGTGGCGAGGGCTCGCGGCTCCGGCCGCTAACCAGTGGGATCCCCAAGCCGCTCGTGCCGGTGGTCGGCAAGCCGGTGATGGAGCACATCCTGCGGCTGTTGCGCACCCACGGCATCACCGACGTGGTGGTCACCTTGCAATATCTCGGGTCCGCGATCCGCGATTACTTCGGAGACGGCTCAGACTTCGGCGTCGACATCACCTATGTCGTGGAAGACAGTCCACTGGGGACCGCCGGCAGCGTCAAGAATGCGCAGGAGTTTCTCGACGAGCCGTTCATCGTGAT is part of the Candidatus Dormiibacterota bacterium genome and harbors:
- the galT gene encoding galactose-1-phosphate uridylyltransferase codes for the protein MPQIRQDLITGRWVAVATERARRPDSFTQAAKESVPARDVCPFCPGHESMTPPEVLAYRAPGLPANGEGWSVRVVPNLYAAFRPEADGQEHRDGRFWQRDAIGACEVLISSPDHRVPTAMLPRRQVEEIVQSYVDRYQEHARNPGLEHALILYNHGRPAGASLEHPHSQLYAIGLQPPSVDVELDGARRFHEANAACVFCRTLDDERRAGTRVVFENEGFLVFAPYAARTPFETWIMPRRHVASFGDLDLTTEKPAFAEALQLTLKALQEGLNDPPFNYFIHSAPFKADASDAYHWHLELIPKLSTAAGFELGTGMWINVVKPEESAAFLRDRIGKTVGQVA